From a single Cyclobacterium marinum DSM 745 genomic region:
- a CDS encoding alanine/glycine:cation symporter family protein, with amino-acid sequence MESIIHALNNIIWSNALIVLCLGVGIYFSFVTKFLQIRYFKEMIKLLFGGESSDKGVTSFQAFAIAISGRVGTGNIAGVATAIAMGGPGAIFWMWIIAFLGSASAFIEATLGQMFKEVKDGQYRGGPAFYIEKGLGIRWYAVLFAFATILSTAFFLPGVQSNSIAISVENAFNVPVWITGLVICGFLALIIFGGVKRIGKVAQIVVPFMAAAYIIMAIIIMAMNFTEIPGVIKLIITSAFNAEATFGGIFGMAISWGIKRGIYSNEAGQGTAPHAAAAAEVSHPVKQGLVQAFSVYVDTLFICTATAFMILFTGQYNVINPEGGFLVENLPGVTYGPEFTQYAISEHFPNLGAGFIAISLAFFAFTTIMAYYYIAETNLSFLQKDQHRDWPLFALRALLLIATFYGTVRTAELAWTLGDIGVGIMAWLNMIAIILLRKPAMAALKDYVDQRKKGLDPTFDSNSLDIKNIKEWDKIN; translated from the coding sequence ATGGAGTCTATAATACACGCCCTTAACAACATCATTTGGAGTAATGCTTTAATTGTACTTTGCCTGGGTGTCGGAATATATTTTTCATTTGTTACAAAATTTCTTCAAATCCGATATTTCAAGGAAATGATCAAATTACTGTTTGGTGGAGAATCTTCTGATAAGGGGGTTACCTCCTTTCAGGCCTTTGCTATCGCCATTTCCGGTAGAGTGGGAACAGGAAATATTGCAGGTGTAGCAACTGCCATAGCTATGGGAGGCCCGGGAGCCATTTTCTGGATGTGGATCATTGCTTTTTTAGGAAGTGCTTCTGCCTTTATAGAAGCCACCCTAGGACAGATGTTTAAGGAGGTTAAAGATGGTCAGTACCGTGGGGGGCCTGCATTTTATATAGAAAAAGGTTTGGGAATCAGGTGGTATGCAGTTTTATTTGCTTTTGCCACCATTCTTAGCACGGCTTTCTTTTTGCCTGGTGTTCAAAGTAATAGTATTGCCATAAGTGTAGAAAATGCTTTTAATGTACCTGTATGGATCACAGGTTTGGTAATTTGTGGTTTTCTTGCACTAATCATTTTTGGAGGTGTTAAACGTATAGGAAAGGTAGCACAAATAGTGGTTCCTTTTATGGCTGCGGCCTATATAATAATGGCCATAATTATAATGGCCATGAACTTCACAGAAATCCCTGGCGTAATTAAATTGATCATAACATCTGCATTCAACGCTGAAGCTACATTTGGTGGTATATTTGGCATGGCAATCTCATGGGGTATCAAAAGAGGAATTTACAGCAATGAAGCAGGACAAGGAACAGCTCCTCATGCTGCAGCTGCGGCTGAAGTAAGTCACCCTGTTAAACAAGGGTTAGTGCAAGCATTTTCTGTGTATGTAGATACTCTTTTCATTTGTACTGCCACTGCCTTTATGATCCTCTTTACAGGTCAATATAATGTAATCAATCCAGAAGGGGGATTTTTAGTAGAAAATCTCCCGGGCGTTACCTACGGCCCGGAATTTACCCAATACGCTATCAGCGAGCATTTCCCTAACTTGGGGGCAGGTTTTATTGCCATTTCTCTGGCTTTCTTTGCCTTTACTACCATCATGGCTTATTATTATATCGCAGAGACTAACTTAAGTTTTCTTCAAAAGGATCAGCACCGCGATTGGCCTTTATTTGCACTAAGAGCTTTACTCTTAATAGCAACCTTTTATGGAACTGTGAGAACTGCTGAGTTGGCTTGGACTTTAGGTGACATTGGCGTTGGGATTATGGCTTGGCTCAATATGATAGCTATTATATTGCTTCGAAAACCTGCAATGGCTGCCCTCAAAGACTATGTAGATCAAAGGAAAAAAGGACTGGATCCTACTTTTGATTCAAATAGTCTAGATATAAAAAATATTAAAGAATGGGATAAAATCAATTGA
- a CDS encoding CvfB family protein, with the protein MKELGVISTLPINRFTDNGAYLALSDGNELLIPKRYLSGEEKEGDLKEVFIYTDSEDRPVAVTDKPLALLDQFAVMEVKDVTSIGAFLDWGLEKDLFLPNSEMRQPVSPGDKVLVVVCVDHRTSRLIAVSKYEDFILSDTSGFKVGEEVSALIFDLSDLGYKVLVNGFYEGLIYANEVFKPLEVGDTVRAFIKKIREDNKIDLIITPIGRQKFDEGADHIYDKLKEDGFIPLTDKSSPEEIKEAFGMSKKHFKQCIGQLYRKKMIVIKEDGIYKV; encoded by the coding sequence ATGAAAGAATTAGGAGTAATCAGTACCTTACCGATCAATAGATTTACGGACAATGGTGCTTATCTTGCTTTAAGTGATGGAAACGAACTATTGATTCCTAAACGATACCTTAGCGGAGAAGAGAAAGAAGGAGACTTAAAGGAAGTATTTATATATACTGATAGTGAAGATAGACCTGTTGCCGTTACAGACAAACCATTGGCATTGTTGGATCAATTTGCCGTAATGGAGGTAAAAGATGTTACAAGTATTGGTGCTTTTCTAGATTGGGGATTAGAGAAAGATTTATTTCTCCCAAACTCTGAAATGCGCCAGCCTGTATCTCCTGGGGATAAGGTTTTGGTGGTAGTTTGTGTAGATCATCGAACTTCTCGTTTGATTGCCGTAAGTAAATATGAGGATTTTATTCTTTCCGATACGAGTGGATTTAAAGTTGGGGAGGAAGTGAGTGCTTTAATTTTTGATCTATCCGATTTAGGCTATAAGGTTCTTGTCAATGGTTTTTATGAGGGATTGATTTATGCCAATGAAGTTTTTAAGCCTCTAGAAGTAGGGGATACGGTTAGGGCATTTATCAAAAAGATCAGAGAGGACAATAAAATCGATTTGATCATTACTCCAATAGGACGTCAGAAGTTTGACGAAGGTGCTGACCATATTTATGATAAACTTAAGGAAGATGGTTTTATCCCATTGACTGACAAATCTTCCCCTGAAGAAATTAAGGAAGCTTTTGGGATGAGTAAGAAGCATTTCAAGCAATGTATCGGTCAATTGTACCGAAAGAAAATGATTGTGATTAAGGAAGACGGCATTTATAAGGTTTGA
- a CDS encoding ROK family protein, whose product MDNKTEVFLGIDVGGTHVKIGLVDTKGQIIEFGKEDTGLLRKSAQGFNKAFVEVVGKYLEKNPEVKHVGIGLPGLVSKDRTTTLEIPAISELNGFNLKEALLENYPDIIFHLENDASAAALGEFHFGKGNTSDDYLFITLGTGIGSALILDRKVFKGVRGNAMEVGHMLSRGNSRLEPLIGRNGILNMAKKMMEEFPDEIGEMEGQELGIHLLVASAKNNNGIALRTFAELGAILGEALVSTIRILDVTEIYFGGGISAALPFIKPQLEKTIRQYLSAYYLTDLTLSKATLENDAGTLGAAALCFMD is encoded by the coding sequence ATGGATAACAAAACTGAAGTTTTTTTAGGTATAGATGTGGGGGGAACCCACGTAAAAATAGGTCTCGTTGACACCAAGGGCCAAATCATTGAATTTGGCAAAGAAGATACAGGCTTGTTAAGGAAAAGTGCACAAGGATTTAACAAGGCCTTTGTAGAAGTGGTAGGGAAATACCTGGAGAAAAACCCCGAAGTAAAACATGTGGGTATTGGGCTACCCGGCCTTGTAAGTAAAGATAGGACGACGACCCTGGAAATTCCTGCGATTTCTGAATTGAACGGGTTCAATCTTAAGGAGGCACTTTTAGAAAATTATCCCGATATCATTTTCCACTTAGAGAATGATGCAAGTGCAGCAGCCCTGGGAGAATTTCATTTTGGTAAAGGAAATACTTCAGACGATTACCTATTCATTACTTTGGGTACAGGTATTGGCAGTGCTTTGATCCTTGATAGAAAAGTGTTTAAAGGAGTAAGAGGTAATGCCATGGAGGTAGGACACATGCTATCCCGAGGAAATAGCAGGTTAGAGCCATTGATCGGCAGAAATGGAATATTGAATATGGCCAAAAAAATGATGGAGGAATTTCCTGATGAAATTGGTGAGATGGAAGGCCAAGAGCTTGGTATTCACCTATTGGTTGCTTCTGCGAAAAACAATAATGGTATTGCATTAAGAACTTTTGCTGAACTGGGAGCAATTTTAGGAGAAGCACTTGTTTCTACGATACGAATACTTGATGTTACTGAGATTTATTTTGGTGGTGGTATATCTGCAGCCCTGCCTTTTATCAAGCCCCAGTTGGAGAAAACAATTCGTCAATATTTAAGTGCTTACTACCTTACAGATTTGACCTTGTCTAAAGCCACACTAGAAAACGATGCAGGCACACTTGGTGCAGCTGCATTGTGTTTTATGGATTAA